The segment GGTGACGATGAGGTCTCCGCGCGCGACGTCGACGTCGTCGGTGAGCCGCAGGGTGACCGACTGCGGTGCGAAGGCCTCCGTCAGCTCGCCGTCGGCCGTGTCGATGGCGGCGACGGTGCTCGTGCGGCCGCTCGGCAGCACCGTGACCGGGTCGCCCGGGCGGACGAGACCCGACGCGATCTGCCCCGCGTACCCGCGGTAGTCGCGGTGCTCCTCGCCGCCGGCCGCCTGAGGCCGGATGACGAGCTGGACGGGGAAGCGCAGGGGCTCGGAGTGCGGCTCGCCCGCGGGCGAGAGCGTCTCCAGGAACGTGAGGAGGCTCGGGCCGTCGTACCAGGGGGTGCGCACCGACCGCTCCACCACGTTGTCGCCGTCGAGGGCGGACACCGGGATCGTGGTGACGTCGGTGAGACCCAGGGACGCCGCCGAGGTGACGACCTCGTGCGCGACGCGCTCATAGGTGGCCTCGTCGAAGCCGACCAGGTCGATCTTGTTGACCACCACGACCACGTGCGGCACCCGCAGCAGCGACGCGACCGCGAGGTGCCGACGGGTCTGCTCCTGCAGCCCCTTGCGGGCGTCGACGAGCAGCACCACGACGTCGGCAGTGCTGGCGCCGGTGACGGTGTTGCGTGTGTACTGCACGTGCCCGGGGCAGTCAGCGAGGATGAACGACCGCTCGGCGGTCGCGAAGTACCGGTAGGCCACGTCGATCGTGATGCCCTGCTCGCGCTCCGAGCGCAGGCCGTCGGTCAGCAGCGCCAGGTCGGCGGAGGCGAGGCCGCGGTCGCGGCTGACCCGCTCGACGGCGTCGAACTGGTCGGCGAGCACCGACTTGGAGTCGTAGAGGAGTCGACCGACGAGCGTCGACTTGCCGTCGTCGACGGAGCCGGCCGTGGCGAGCCTGAGCAGCGTCTTGGTGGGAAGCGTCTTGGTGGGAAGCGTGCGCATCAGAAGTACCCCTCCTTCTTGCGGTCCTCCATGGCGGCCTCGGACGCGCGGTCGTCGGCCCGGGTGGCTCCCCGCTCGGTCAGACGCGTGGCCGCGACCTCGACCACGACGTCGTCGACGGTGGCGGCGTCGCTCTCGACCGCACCGGTGCAGGACATGTCGCCGACGGTGCGGTAGCGGACCAGTCGGCGCTCGACGGTCTCGCCGGGCCGCGGCTGCGAGACGTCGCTGACGCTGACGAGCATCCCGTCGCGCTCGAAGACGTCGCGCTCGTGCGCGTAGTAGAGCTCCGGCAGCGCGATGTCCTCGGCGGCGATGTACTGCCAGACGTCGAGCTCGGTCCAGTTGCTCAGCGGGAAGACCCGCACGTGCTCACCCGGACGGTGGCGGCCGTTGTAGAGGTTCCACAGCTCGGGGCGCTGGTTGCGGGGGTCCCACTGGCCGAACTCGTCGCGCAGGCTGAACACCCGCTCCTTGGCGCGGGCCTTCTCCTCGTCGCGACGGCCGCCGCCGAAGACCGCGTCGAACTTGTGGTCGGTGATCCCGTCGAGCAGCGGCTGGGTCTGCAGCTGGTTGCGGGTGCCGTCGCTGCGCTCGCGAAGACGGCCGTCGTCGATGTAGTCCTGCACCGACGCGACCTCGAGGCGCAGGCCGAGCCGCTCGACCGTGGCGTCGCGGAACGCGAGCACCTCGGGGAAGTTGTGCCCCGTGTCGACATGCATGACCGGGAACGGCACCGGCGCCGGCCAGAAGGCCTTGGTGGCCAGGTGCAGCATGACGACCGAGTCCTTGCCGCCGGAGAAGAGCAGCACGGGCCGCTCGAACTCCGCCGCCACCTCGCGGATGATGTGGATGGCCTCCGACTCCAACCAGGAGAGCTGGTCGAGCCGGTAGGTCGGGCGGCCGGCCGTGCCGGGCGCCTCGTCGACGACGGTCATGCGTTCCTTCTCGATCTCGGTGGTCGCGCGGGGGTGCTCACGTGTGCAGGCCGCACTCGGTCTTGTCGACGCCGGCCCAGCGGCCGGCGCGGGGATCCTCGCCCGGGGCGACCCGCCGGGTGCACGGCGCGCACCCGATGGAGGGGTAGCCGTCGTTGACGAGCGGGTTGACGATCACGTCGTGCTCGTCGGCGTAGGCGAGCACCTCGTCGAAGGTCCACGCCGCGAGCGGGTTTACCTTGACCAGCTGGTTCTTCTCGTCCCAGGTGACGAGCGGCGTGTCGGCACGCGTCGGGCCCTCGTCGCGGCGGACGCCCGTGATCCACACCTCGTACGCGCCGAGGGTGCGGGTGAGCGGCTCGACCTTGCGCAGGTGGCAGCACAGGCCCGGGTCGCGGGCGAAGAGGTCCTTGCCGTGCTCGGCGTCCTGCTCGGCCACGCTCTGGCGCGGCTTGACGTCGACGATCGTGAGCTCCATCGACGACTCGACGGCGTCGCGGGTGCCGATCGTCTCGGCGAAGTGGTACCCCGTCTCGAGGAACAGCGTGTCGACCCAGGGCAGGTGCTGCGCGACCACGTGGGGGAGCACGGCGTCGGCCATGGAGCACGCGACTGCCGTGCGGTACCCGAACTCCTCCGCGACCCAGGCGAGCACCGCGCGGGTGCCGTCCGGGCCGGCCGGCTGGTCGGCGAACCGGGCCTCGGCCTGCTCGGCGACGGCGCGCAGGGTGGCCGGGTCGCGTCGCGGGCCGAGCACGGCCTCGCGGGTGCGGTGGTGCTCCACGCGGGCCTCGTCGTGGGCGACCTGACGGGCGCGACGCTCGGCGAGCGTCGGTCCCGCGGGCGGGATGGTCTCGGACATGGTCCCAGCGTAGGCGGGGGTCCCGAGCGGTGAGAGCGGTCGCCGCATCGTGGACAGGTGCGCTAGGACACCTCGACGGGCACGCGGTCCATGGCCCGGAAGCGACGGTCCACGACCGGCGCCAGCGTGGTCACGAGGTAGAGCACGCCGGCCACCAGGAGGGCGGCCCGCAGGTCCAGCAGGGCGAGCAGGGCGCTGCCCACGAGACCCCCGAACGGCATCAGGCCCCAGGCCACGGCGGTCGACATCGCGCCGACCCGGCCCACGAGGTGCCGCGGGATGCGCTCGAAGAACACGGCTCCCACGACCGGGTTGAGGAACCCGGAGGCGAGTCCGGCCACGGCCATGACGACCACCGGTGCCGAGGTGACGTCGGACCAGGCGAGCACGGCGAACCGGGGCAGGCCGCACACCACGAACGCGACGACGTAGACGGCGAACCGGGGCATCCGGTCGGCCCACGCGGCCGCCACGAGCGAGCCGACGACCGACGTCCCCGCCATGACCGCGAGCAGCAGTCCCACCGCGCCGACCCCGGGCCCGGTCTCGACGGCCCAGACGGGCAGGAGGACCGCGGTGAACGCGACGTCCAGCAGGTTGGTGAACGCGATCATGACCGTGAGCGCCAGGATCACGGGGTCGCGGCGCAGGAACTGCCACCCCGCGCGCAGCCGCGCGAGGTAGGAGTGGGGATCGTCGTCGGCCGGCACGCCACGGCCGACCGAGCGGGCTCCGAGGCCCAGGACGACAGCCGCGAGCGCGAGCCCCGCGGCATTCACGGCCAGGGCGTCCGCGGCGCCCACGAGGGCGACCAGGCCCGCTGCCAGCGCCGCGCCCACGAGGCTCGAGGTGCGCTCGACCGTGGACGCCAGCCCCGTGACGCGCTCCATGGGCTGTCGCGTGGACTCCGCGAGCACCGGGACGAGGCTGTGCCGGGCGGCGTCGGCCGGACCGCGCAGGGCGCCGGTGGCGGCGACGAGCACGAGGAGTGCGGGGAAGGAGAGCGCGTCGAGATGGTGCAGCGCGGGGATGGCGGCGACCGTGAACGCGCTCGCGGCGTCGCAGCCGACCGCCACGCGCCGGGCGCCGAGGCGGTCGATGGCCGGCCCCGACAGCACCTTCGCCACGACGAGGGGAGCGAGCTCGGCGAAGGCCACCACGCCCGCCGCGGTGGCGGAGCCCGTGGTCGTGAGGGCGAGCCAGGGGAGAGCGACCGCGGCCAGCCGCGTCCCGGTGAGCGCGAGGGCGTCGGCGAGCAGCCAGGCGGCCAGGACCCGCCGACCCCGGTCGGTGAGCGGACGCCTGGTCACGTTCCCGTCACGCTCCCGGGCCAGGGGTTGGCGTGCAGGCGCACCACGACGGGACGGGCCTCGGGGTGGTCCTCGTCCTGCACCTCCTCGAGCACCGCCTCCAGCCGTTCGACGAGCCGCTGGGCCGTCTCGGGGCGCAGGCGCCGCACGTAGTCGCTCAGGGTCGAGGCCGAGCGCCAGGCCTGGGGCAGCAGAGAGAACTCCTCGACGGCGCGCTGCATCTGCTCGGCGTGCACGACCGCGACCGCCTGGGCGAAGGCGTCGACGGCTGCGAGCTCGTCGGCATCGCGGGGGCTGCCGGTCGACGTGCTGCGGTGCGAGGCACGCCACCGCCGGGTCCGGGCGTCGACGTCGTCGCCGGCGTCCTCGACGAAGCCGTGCACCGCGAGCTGGCGCAGGTGGTACGAGGTCGCTCCCGACGACGTCCCGGTCCGCGCGGCGAGCTCGGACGCGGTGGCGGGTCCCTCGAGCCGCAGCAGACCGAGCAGGCGCAGGCGCAGCGGGTGGCTGAGGGCTCGCAGTCCCGTGGGGGACGGGGTGACGCTGTCGGCGGTCGGGAGGTCGCGCTCGTCGGTCACGACGCGAGCCTAGATCACAAAGGAGTCTTTGCAAAGATCTCTTGGCAATCGTGGTCGCGGTGACGGGGGTGACCGGACGCCACCGGGCTCGTAGGGTCGAGCCATGGCGCGCTACCTCGAGATCCACCCGGAGAACCCCCAGCCCCGCGCGGTCGAGCAGGCCACCGCGATCCTGCGCGACGGCGGTCTGATCGCCTATCCGACGGACTCCGGCTACGCCCTCGGCGCCGCGCCCGGGAACCAGGAGGCCCTGGACCGGATCCGCAGCATCCGTCGGCTCGACGACAAGCACCACTTCACGCTCGTGTGCAAGGACTTCGCCCAGCTCGGCCAGCTGGTGCACGTCGACAACGCGATCTTCCGTGCCGTCAAGAGCGCGACGCCCGGCCCGTACACGTTCATCCTGCCGGCCACCCGCGAGGTTCCCCGGCGGATGCTGCACCCGAAGAAGAAGACGGTGGGCGTGCGGATCCCCGACCACGTGGTCGTGCGCGCGCTCCTGGAGTCGCTGGGGGAGCCCATCCTGTCGAGCACGTTGATCCTGCCCGACCACGACGAGCCCATGACCGAGGGCTGGCTGGTGAAGGAGGAGCTGGACCACCTCGTCGACGCGGTGGTGGAGTCCGGCGACGTGGTCGCCGAGCCCACCACGGTGGTCGACTTCGTGGACGGCGTCCCCGAGATCGTCCGCGAGGGCGCCGGCGACCCCGACCGCTTCCGATGAGCGGACCGGCCACCTTCGTCCTCGTCCCCGGCGCGGGAGGGGCACCGTGGAGCTGGAGCCGGCTCACCCCGTTGCTCGAGGCCGCCGGCCACCGGTGCGTGGTCGTCGACCTCCCCGGTCCGGACCCGACGGTCGACCTCGACGGCTACGTGGCGTTGGTCGTCGACGCCATCCACTCGGCGCGGGAGACGCCTGGACCCGTGGTGCTCGTCGGTCAGTCCTTCGGCGGGTTCAGCACGTCGGCGGCCGCCGCGCGCGAGCCGGTCGACCTGCTGGTGCTGCTGAACGCGATGATCCCGTCCCCGGGCGAGTCCGGCGGCGCGTGGTGGTCGGCCGTGGGCCTCTCGGGCGCCCGGCGCGAGGCCGAGGCGGCGGCCGGTCGCGATCCTCAGGCTCCTTTCGACCCGCTCGCGGTCTTCTTCCATGACGCCGCCGACGACCTGCTGACCGAGGTCGCTGACCAGGACCGCGACGAGTCCGACGCCTCCTTCGGGTCCGTCTGGCCGGCCGACGCCTGGCCCGACGTCCCCACGGTCGTGCTCGTCGCCGACGACGACCGGCTCTTCCCGCCCGACTTCCAACGACGCGTCGCACAGGAGCGGCTCGGCCTGGGGGTGACCGAGGTGCCGGGCGGCCACCTCAACGCCCTGACCCGACCGAGCGAGCTCGCCGAGGAGCTGGTGAGGATCGCCCGCTCAGCGGGTCGCTGAGGTGCGGCGACCGGCGATTGCGACGAGCGCGGAGGCCGCGGTGAGACCGGCGAGCAGCAGCATCGTCTGGGTGCCGTCCAGCCACGACAGCAGCAGGGTCGCGAGGTACGGCGCCGCGAAGCCGACGTAGGTGAGGCTGTAGAAGACGGCGTTCACGGTGGCCAGGTCCCGTGCCGGGGTGATCGTCTCGACCGTCCGGAGTCCGGCCACCAGGACGAAGCCGTAGGCCGTGCCCAGCAGCATGCAGGCCGGGACGACCAGCCAGGACGCGCCGGTGGTGGCGGCGAGCGCCCCCACGCCGAACCCGGCCACACCCGCTCCCATGCCCACGGCGAGCGTGACGCCGGTGGCGAGCCTGCGGCCGTACGGCTGCAGCGCGACCCCGGTGCCGAGGGTCAGGAAGACGAGCGCCCCGACCAGCGCGTAGGCCGGGCCGGGGACGTCGACGACCGCAGGCAGCGTGGCGAAGGCGAGGGTCGCCGTGCCGAACACCCACGGGGCCGTCGGCACGACCTGGGTCAGGAACCGGCGCGAGCCGAGCACCTGACGCAGGGTCGCGGCGTCGGGATCGCTGGTGGCGACGTCGTCCGGATCGGGCTCCGGCGCCGGACGCAGGAGCACCGCGACCGCGACGGTGAGCACCAGGTGCGGCACGTACGGCAGCACCGTGGGCGCCGGTGCCCACTGCGCCAGCACCCCGGTGACGAGCGGACCGGTGCCGAACCCGGCCGACAGCGCGATCGCCGCCCGGCGCGCACCGGTGCCGGGCGCGGCGTCGGACAGCTCCTTGACCCACGCGGTGCCGGGTGCGAACGCGGCGCCGCTCGCGACGCCGGCCAGGAGGCGACCGACGAGCAGCAGGGTGAGCGAGTGCCCGCCCACCATCAGGACGACGGTGGCGACGAAGGACAGCACGAGCACCGGGCGCAGGACGCGGCCGCGTCCGATCCGGTCCGAGACCGGGGCCACGAGCAGCAGGGCGGGGACCAGCCCCACCGCGTAGGCGCCGAACAGCGCGGTGACCTGACCGGCGGTGGCTCCGTCGACCTCCCGGTACACCGGCAGCAGGGCGGCGAACTGGTTCGCGCCCCATCCCACGGCGAAGAGCGCGAGCGCGGCTCGGAACCAGGACGGCACGACGCCACGCTACGCGCGGCGTCGGTGAGATCCCTCAGCGGGCGCGGTGGTCGACGCGTGACATGCGGGCCCCGTGCCGCTCGACCCGGACGTGTGGGCTCAGCTGCATGAGGCGCAGCGCCAGGAAGCGGTGGGGCCGGAACGGCTCCAGCACCTCCGCCACCTCGTGGTCGTGCTCGAGCCGGTGACCGAGCAGGGCGGTCCCGACCGTGCTGGCCAGGTGGTAGTCGCCGAACGGCACCGCGTCGGTGTCGCCGAAGGCCCGCGAGCCGACCTCGGCCGCGGTCCAGACGCCGACTCCTGGCAGCGACCGCAGGGCGGCCGAGGCGTCGGTGGGCTCGCGGTCGGCGAGTCGCTCGAGGGACTCGCCCAGACGCGTGACGGCCTGCACCGTCCGGTACCGCTTGGGGTCGACCCCGGCCCGGTGCCACTCCCACGAGGGCAGCGCCGCCCATGCCTCGGCCGTCAGCGGCAGCCGCATGCCCGACGGCGCCGGACCCGGCGGGACCTCACCGTGCCGTGTGAGCAGCTGGCGCCACGAGAGGAAGGCGTCGGCACCCAGGACCTTCTGCTCGATGATCGCCGGGACGAGCGCCTCGACCACCCGACGGGTGCGGGGTACCCGGAGCCCGGGGTGTCGTCGATGGGCGTCGGCGACCACGGGGTGGGCCAGGGGAGGGCGGTGCGGCTGGTCCCCGCCGAGGCACGCAGGCAGCTCGTCGAGCACCTCGGCCGCACCCGGACCCCACGCCACGGCCTCCACGACGTGAGCGTCCAGCTGGCGCAGGTGGAGCGTGGCCGGGCCCGACGGCGGTCGCGTGGCGCGCCAGATCTCGGCACCCCGGCCGCGGAAGGCGGGGTCGGCGGGGCCGCGACGCAGGGTCGACAACGTGCGCCAGACGTCGAGGGGTGCGGTGCTGCGCCAGGTGCGGCCCAGCCCCTCGTCGGTCACGCGCCGCCGCGTCGGGCGCGGAGGCGATCGCGCCACGACACCCGCCGGGGCGGGGGAGGGGTCGGGCGTGCCGCAGCCCGCCGGCGCAGGCGCTCGCGCCAGGCGCGCACCTCGTCGTCGACGTCGCGGGTCGGGGTGATGACCGGCGGACCGCCCTGGAGCTGGCGTCGTGCCTCGACGACGCGACGGTTGAAGTCCGCGAGCATCTCGCGGACGCGTTCCTCCGAGCCGGTGGAGTCGAGGAGGTCGTCGAGCTCGGCGTCCTCCTTGCGCAGCGCCAGGGCGGGCGGCAGGACGCCGGAGACGTTCTCGCGCTCGATCAGCTGCTTGAGCCACCAGTCGGGATCGTGGCGGAAGACCCGGGGCGGCAACGGCTTGCCGGCCAGCGGCAGGTCGTCGAAGTCGCCGCGGGCGATCGCGGCTCGGATCTGGCCGTCGACGTAGAGAGCCTGGTCCTCGGGGCGCCGCCCGCGTGCGGGGCCCGCGCCCTCGTCGCCCTCGTCAGCGGCGTCCGGGTCGGGAGCGCGCGACGTGTCGGGCGCCGGGTCGTCACCGAGGCGGTAGTGCGCCGCTCGGCGCCGCGGGTCGTCGGACATCGTTCCTCCTGCCACCACTCTAGGCAGGAGGAACGACACCGGCCGCTCGGCCGATCCTCAGTCGACGTCGTCGTCGACCCAGTCGAGGGTCTTGGTGACGGCCTTCTTCCAGCTGCGGTAGTACTTCTCGCGCTCGTCCTCGGGCATCTGCGGCGTCCACCGCTTGTCCTCGCCCCAGTTGGTGCGGATGTCGTCCTCGTTCTCCCAGTAGCCGACGGCCAGACCCGCGGCGTACGCAGCGCCGAGCGCGGTGGTCTCGGCGACCTTCGGGCGGACGACGTCGACGCCGAGGATGTCGGCCTGGAACTGCATGAGGGTCTCGTTGACGACCATGCCGCCGTCGACGCGCAGCTCGGTGAGCGGGACGCCGGAGTCGGCGTTCATGGCGTCGAGCACCTCGCGCGTCTGGTACGCCGTGGACTCCAGCACCGCCCGGGCGATGTGGCCCCGGTTCACGTAGCGCGTCAGGCCCACCAGGGCGCCACGTGCGTCGGGGCGCCAGTGCGGGGCGAACAGGCCCGAGAACGCCGGTACGAAGTACGCCCCGCCGTTGTCGTCGACCTGCTTCGCGAGGTCCTCGATCTCCGGCGCGCTGCCGATGAGGCCGAGGTTGTCGCGGACCCACTGCACGAGGGACCCGGTGACCGCGATGGAGCCCTCGAGCGCGTACACCGTGGGCTCGTCGCCGATCTTGTAGCAGACGGTGGTGAGCAGCCCGTTCTCCGACGGGACGGCCTCGGTGCCGGTGTTGAGCAGCATGAAGTTGCCGGTGCCGTAGGTGTTCTTGGCCTCGCCCTTCTCCAGGCAGGCCTGCCCGAAGGTCGCGGCCTGCTGGTCGCCGAGGATGCCGGCGACCGGGGTGCCGTTGAGGATGCCGGGCTTGCACTCGCCGTACACCTCCGAGCTCGACCTGATCTCCGGCAGCATCGACAGCGGGATGTTCATGTCGGCGGCGATGCTCTCGTCCCACTGCAGGGTCTCGAGGTCCATCAGCAGCGTGCGGCTCGCGTTGGTGACGTCGGTGACGTGGACACCGTCGTTCTCCGCGCCGCCCGTGAGGTTCCACAGCACCCAGGTGTCCATGTTGCCGAACAGCAGCTCGCCGGCCTCGGCGCGCTCCTGGGCGCCCTCGACGTGGTCGAGGATCCAGCGGACCTTGGGCCCGGAGAAGTAGGTGGCCAGCGGCAGCCCGAC is part of the Aeromicrobium sp. Leaf245 genome and harbors:
- a CDS encoding sulfate adenylyltransferase subunit 1, which produces MRTLPTKTLPTKTLLRLATAGSVDDGKSTLVGRLLYDSKSVLADQFDAVERVSRDRGLASADLALLTDGLRSEREQGITIDVAYRYFATAERSFILADCPGHVQYTRNTVTGASTADVVVLLVDARKGLQEQTRRHLAVASLLRVPHVVVVVNKIDLVGFDEATYERVAHEVVTSAASLGLTDVTTIPVSALDGDNVVERSVRTPWYDGPSLLTFLETLSPAGEPHSEPLRFPVQLVIRPQAAGGEEHRDYRGYAGQIASGLVRPGDPVTVLPSGRTSTVAAIDTADGELTEAFAPQSVTLRLTDDVDVARGDLIVTSRSVPSLTQDVDGTIAWLADHSLAPRTKVLVKHGTRTVQAMVTEITGRLDLETASLDAADRLELNDIGHVRLRLASPVPAEEYLHARAGGSFLLVDAQDGTTLAAGMVGDALLATASV
- the cysD gene encoding sulfate adenylyltransferase subunit CysD; this translates as MTVVDEAPGTAGRPTYRLDQLSWLESEAIHIIREVAAEFERPVLLFSGGKDSVVMLHLATKAFWPAPVPFPVMHVDTGHNFPEVLAFRDATVERLGLRLEVASVQDYIDDGRLRERSDGTRNQLQTQPLLDGITDHKFDAVFGGGRRDEEKARAKERVFSLRDEFGQWDPRNQRPELWNLYNGRHRPGEHVRVFPLSNWTELDVWQYIAAEDIALPELYYAHERDVFERDGMLVSVSDVSQPRPGETVERRLVRYRTVGDMSCTGAVESDAATVDDVVVEVAATRLTERGATRADDRASEAAMEDRKKEGYF
- a CDS encoding phosphoadenylyl-sulfate reductase, with the protein product MSETIPPAGPTLAERRARQVAHDEARVEHHRTREAVLGPRRDPATLRAVAEQAEARFADQPAGPDGTRAVLAWVAEEFGYRTAVACSMADAVLPHVVAQHLPWVDTLFLETGYHFAETIGTRDAVESSMELTIVDVKPRQSVAEQDAEHGKDLFARDPGLCCHLRKVEPLTRTLGAYEVWITGVRRDEGPTRADTPLVTWDEKNQLVKVNPLAAWTFDEVLAYADEHDVIVNPLVNDGYPSIGCAPCTRRVAPGEDPRAGRWAGVDKTECGLHT
- a CDS encoding MFS transporter, which gives rise to MTRRPLTDRGRRVLAAWLLADALALTGTRLAAVALPWLALTTTGSATAAGVVAFAELAPLVVAKVLSGPAIDRLGARRVAVGCDAASAFTVAAIPALHHLDALSFPALLVLVAATGALRGPADAARHSLVPVLAESTRQPMERVTGLASTVERTSSLVGAALAAGLVALVGAADALAVNAAGLALAAVVLGLGARSVGRGVPADDDPHSYLARLRAGWQFLRRDPVILALTVMIAFTNLLDVAFTAVLLPVWAVETGPGVGAVGLLLAVMAGTSVVGSLVAAAWADRMPRFAVYVVAFVVCGLPRFAVLAWSDVTSAPVVVMAVAGLASGFLNPVVGAVFFERIPRHLVGRVGAMSTAVAWGLMPFGGLVGSALLALLDLRAALLVAGVLYLVTTLAPVVDRRFRAMDRVPVEVS
- a CDS encoding winged helix-turn-helix domain-containing protein, translating into MTDERDLPTADSVTPSPTGLRALSHPLRLRLLGLLRLEGPATASELAARTGTSSGATSYHLRQLAVHGFVEDAGDDVDARTRRWRASHRSTSTGSPRDADELAAVDAFAQAVAVVHAEQMQRAVEEFSLLPQAWRSASTLSDYVRRLRPETAQRLVERLEAVLEEVQDEDHPEARPVVVRLHANPWPGSVTGT
- a CDS encoding L-threonylcarbamoyladenylate synthase, producing MARYLEIHPENPQPRAVEQATAILRDGGLIAYPTDSGYALGAAPGNQEALDRIRSIRRLDDKHHFTLVCKDFAQLGQLVHVDNAIFRAVKSATPGPYTFILPATREVPRRMLHPKKKTVGVRIPDHVVVRALLESLGEPILSSTLILPDHDEPMTEGWLVKEELDHLVDAVVESGDVVAEPTTVVDFVDGVPEIVREGAGDPDRFR
- a CDS encoding alpha/beta fold hydrolase produces the protein MSGPATFVLVPGAGGAPWSWSRLTPLLEAAGHRCVVVDLPGPDPTVDLDGYVALVVDAIHSARETPGPVVLVGQSFGGFSTSAAAAREPVDLLVLLNAMIPSPGESGGAWWSAVGLSGARREAEAAAGRDPQAPFDPLAVFFHDAADDLLTEVADQDRDESDASFGSVWPADAWPDVPTVVLVADDDRLFPPDFQRRVAQERLGLGVTEVPGGHLNALTRPSELAEELVRIARSAGR
- a CDS encoding MFS transporter, whose protein sequence is MPSWFRAALALFAVGWGANQFAALLPVYREVDGATAGQVTALFGAYAVGLVPALLLVAPVSDRIGRGRVLRPVLVLSFVATVVLMVGGHSLTLLLVGRLLAGVASGAAFAPGTAWVKELSDAAPGTGARRAAIALSAGFGTGPLVTGVLAQWAPAPTVLPYVPHLVLTVAVAVLLRPAPEPDPDDVATSDPDAATLRQVLGSRRFLTQVVPTAPWVFGTATLAFATLPAVVDVPGPAYALVGALVFLTLGTGVALQPYGRRLATGVTLAVGMGAGVAGFGVGALAATTGASWLVVPACMLLGTAYGFVLVAGLRTVETITPARDLATVNAVFYSLTYVGFAAPYLATLLLSWLDGTQTMLLLAGLTAASALVAIAGRRTSATR
- a CDS encoding DNA-3-methyladenine glycosylase encodes the protein MTDEGLGRTWRSTAPLDVWRTLSTLRRGPADPAFRGRGAEIWRATRPPSGPATLHLRQLDAHVVEAVAWGPGAAEVLDELPACLGGDQPHRPPLAHPVVADAHRRHPGLRVPRTRRVVEALVPAIIEQKVLGADAFLSWRQLLTRHGEVPPGPAPSGMRLPLTAEAWAALPSWEWHRAGVDPKRYRTVQAVTRLGESLERLADREPTDASAALRSLPGVGVWTAAEVGSRAFGDTDAVPFGDYHLASTVGTALLGHRLEHDHEVAEVLEPFRPHRFLALRLMQLSPHVRVERHGARMSRVDHRAR
- a CDS encoding DUF1992 domain-containing protein, which produces MSDDPRRRAAHYRLGDDPAPDTSRAPDPDAADEGDEGAGPARGRRPEDQALYVDGQIRAAIARGDFDDLPLAGKPLPPRVFRHDPDWWLKQLIERENVSGVLPPALALRKEDAELDDLLDSTGSEERVREMLADFNRRVVEARRQLQGGPPVITPTRDVDDEVRAWRERLRRRAAARPTPPPPRRVSWRDRLRARRGGA
- the glpK gene encoding glycerol kinase GlpK, whose protein sequence is MADNTYVLAIDQGTTSTRAMIFDHAGSVVAVDQVEHEQIFPRAGWVEHDALEIWTNTRDVIGGALAKANFNSKNIAAVGITNQRETALVWDKSNGQPIYNAIVWQDTRTQKIVDGLAADGGLDRYKETVGLPLATYFSGPKVRWILDHVEGAQERAEAGELLFGNMDTWVLWNLTGGAENDGVHVTDVTNASRTLLMDLETLQWDESIAADMNIPLSMLPEIRSSSEVYGECKPGILNGTPVAGILGDQQAATFGQACLEKGEAKNTYGTGNFMLLNTGTEAVPSENGLLTTVCYKIGDEPTVYALEGSIAVTGSLVQWVRDNLGLIGSAPEIEDLAKQVDDNGGAYFVPAFSGLFAPHWRPDARGALVGLTRYVNRGHIARAVLESTAYQTREVLDAMNADSGVPLTELRVDGGMVVNETLMQFQADILGVDVVRPKVAETTALGAAYAAGLAVGYWENEDDIRTNWGEDKRWTPQMPEDEREKYYRSWKKAVTKTLDWVDDDVD